From one Anaerolineales bacterium genomic stretch:
- a CDS encoding NADH-quinone oxidoreductase subunit C has protein sequence LGLRVPLESDAVEVDSIESVYPNANWHEREVFDLFGVDFKGHSDLRRILMPKDWEGHPLRKDYPLGYEEVQFSFNFDEIDDQKPYAKE, from the coding sequence TCTGGGACTGCGCGTGCCGTTGGAGAGCGATGCGGTGGAAGTCGACTCGATCGAGAGCGTTTACCCCAATGCCAACTGGCACGAACGAGAAGTGTTCGATTTGTTCGGCGTAGATTTCAAGGGGCATTCTGATCTGCGCCGCATCTTGATGCCCAAGGATTGGGAAGGCCATCCGCTGCGCAAGGATTATCCCTTGGGATACGAAGAAGTCCAATTCAGCTTCAACTTCGACGAAATTGATGATCAAAAGCCGTACGCCAAAGAATAG